A genomic region of Barnesiella viscericola DSM 18177 contains the following coding sequences:
- a CDS encoding FAD-dependent oxidoreductase encodes MKRYLLNILGLFFPILLWAQGGQYDVVIVGGTPGGIMTAIAASREGKTAVILERSGHIGGLPANGLGATDISTRGATTGLFTEFVGHILDYYVEKYGKDSEQVKMCSDGYHFEPHVAAWVFDQMLAPEKERVTVLTMRQFDAKPSNVVMEGAQIKSIRIYNRETKKTEQYIGKVFVDATYEGDLGAAAGVPYSIGRESRDEYNEKGAGRLYKLWLGPELEGSTYEGDGNIQAYNYRLCLTNDPDNRIMPEKPKRYNRKEFLSLVDDVYSGTFAGVEMLDVTPEMQEANRKHIESGGTTQIPGDPWGIAKITNMVDLPNHKTDANNQHLALISTDLPEENWQWPTADWKWRDRFAQRLKEYTLGLLWFAQNDKDLPEAFKANVREWGLAKDEYLDNDHFPRQVYVREGRRLHGKHFFTANDALPVAEGCRPPLYANSITASHYALDSHAVHKREKGKIALDGFFNYRAAVYTVPFGVILPQKVDNLLIPVPASATHVGFSTLRMEPCWMALGQAAGIAAALSIKQNKPVKELAVADVQEALVKEKATLIYFRDISVDSPDFEMIQYMGLRGYVTDWNANLDAPVDAATAERWSTMSGIRIDRFAGKTRGEILRALYSLIK; translated from the coding sequence ATGAAAAGATACTTGCTGAATATTTTAGGACTGTTTTTCCCGATACTCCTGTGGGCCCAGGGCGGCCAATACGATGTAGTTATCGTAGGCGGAACGCCGGGAGGAATCATGACGGCCATTGCTGCCTCGCGCGAGGGGAAGACGGCCGTGATTTTGGAGCGGTCGGGCCACATCGGCGGATTGCCGGCCAACGGCCTCGGGGCTACCGATATATCTACCCGTGGGGCTACGACCGGGCTGTTTACCGAGTTTGTCGGTCATATACTGGATTATTATGTAGAAAAGTACGGCAAGGACTCCGAGCAGGTGAAGATGTGCAGCGACGGTTATCACTTCGAGCCCCATGTAGCCGCTTGGGTATTCGACCAGATGCTGGCACCCGAGAAGGAGCGGGTCACGGTATTGACGATGCGCCAGTTCGATGCAAAGCCCTCGAATGTGGTGATGGAGGGTGCCCAGATCAAGAGTATCCGAATCTATAACCGGGAGACGAAAAAAACGGAACAATACATCGGTAAGGTGTTTGTCGATGCTACTTACGAAGGCGACCTGGGGGCCGCTGCGGGTGTACCCTATTCGATAGGCCGGGAGAGTCGCGACGAATACAACGAGAAGGGTGCCGGTCGCCTGTATAAGTTGTGGCTGGGTCCCGAGCTGGAAGGGTCGACCTACGAGGGCGACGGCAATATCCAGGCCTATAACTATCGCTTGTGTCTCACCAACGACCCGGATAACCGCATCATGCCCGAAAAGCCGAAACGCTACAATCGCAAGGAGTTTCTCTCGCTGGTCGACGACGTATATAGCGGAACGTTTGCCGGGGTAGAGATGCTCGATGTTACCCCCGAGATGCAGGAGGCCAACCGGAAACATATCGAGAGCGGCGGTACAACCCAAATCCCGGGCGACCCCTGGGGTATTGCCAAGATTACCAATATGGTCGATTTGCCCAATCATAAGACCGATGCGAATAATCAGCATCTGGCACTCATCTCGACCGACCTCCCCGAGGAGAACTGGCAGTGGCCTACGGCCGATTGGAAGTGGCGCGACCGGTTTGCCCAACGGTTGAAGGAGTACACCCTGGGACTGTTGTGGTTTGCCCAAAACGATAAGGATTTGCCCGAGGCTTTCAAGGCCAATGTGCGGGAGTGGGGCTTGGCCAAAGACGAGTATCTCGACAATGACCACTTCCCGCGGCAGGTCTACGTGAGGGAGGGGCGCCGCTTGCATGGCAAACACTTCTTTACGGCCAACGATGCCTTGCCTGTGGCCGAAGGCTGTCGCCCGCCGCTCTATGCCAACAGCATTACGGCCAGCCACTATGCTCTCGATTCACATGCCGTGCACAAACGCGAAAAGGGAAAGATTGCCTTGGACGGGTTCTTCAATTACCGGGCTGCCGTGTATACGGTCCCATTCGGGGTGATTCTCCCCCAGAAGGTCGACAATCTGTTGATACCCGTACCGGCATCGGCTACCCACGTGGGCTTCTCGACCCTGCGCATGGAGCCCTGTTGGATGGCTTTGGGGCAGGCTGCCGGGATAGCGGCAGCACTCTCCATCAAACAGAACAAACCGGTCAAGGAGTTGGCCGTAGCCGATGTGCAGGAGGCTCTGGTCAAGGAGAAGGCGACACTGATCTATTTCAGGGACATATCGGTCGATAGTCCCGATTTCGAGATGATTCAATATATGGGATTGCGAGGCTACGTGACCGACTGGAATGCCAACCTCGATGCCCCGGTCGATGCGGCTACGGCCGAGCGTTGGAGCACGATGTCGGGTATCCGGATCGACCGGTTTGCCGGGAAGACCCGGGGTGAGATTCTGCGAGCCTTGTATAGCCTTATCAAATAG
- a CDS encoding Gfo/Idh/MocA family oxidoreductase: MWYRRILTAGLLVACTLGGFAQGVDDISPMAIYNVGLVGCDTCGVAVLNHFLSTGEARCVAVWSPDEAWSRAVKEEVAPLQSKVPEVCADYADMLDRRDLDIVLIVLPEAQGLPLFLQACDYDKSIYIELPIHLSAEEIAPLVEASHTTSGAVQVGCHTTDPGETAGLVENMLSYLNGQTDSLSSPIDKISVSDK; encoded by the coding sequence ATGTGGTATCGCAGGATTTTAACCGCGGGATTATTGGTGGCGTGTACCTTGGGAGGCTTTGCTCAGGGAGTGGACGACATTTCACCGATGGCCATCTATAACGTGGGGCTGGTGGGGTGCGACACTTGCGGAGTGGCTGTACTGAACCACTTCTTGTCGACGGGCGAGGCGCGCTGTGTAGCCGTGTGGAGTCCCGACGAGGCTTGGAGCCGGGCTGTTAAAGAGGAGGTAGCTCCCCTTCAAAGCAAGGTTCCCGAGGTGTGTGCCGATTATGCCGATATGCTGGACCGTCGCGACCTGGATATTGTCCTTATCGTTCTGCCGGAGGCACAGGGGCTGCCACTATTCTTGCAGGCTTGTGATTACGACAAGAGTATCTATATCGAGTTGCCGATTCATCTGTCGGCCGAAGAGATAGCTCCGCTGGTAGAGGCTTCGCACACTACGTCGGGGGCGGTACAGGTGGGTTGCCACACAACGGATCCGGGTGAAACGGCCGGCCTCGTAGAAAACATGTTGTCTTATTTGAACGGACAGACCGACAGTCTGTCGTCTCCCATAGACAAGATTTCAGTTTCAGATAAATAA
- a CDS encoding threonine/serine exporter family protein, with translation MIDWQILGSVIADAIGAAIAAIGFAVISNPPRRAILYAALLAAIGHSIRFVLLNYAGLDLATASFIAAFSIGMLSLLAGYHIFCPATVLYIPALLPMIPGMYAYRTVFSLIRFLQSSGNDNEAIHYLLEIFKNGITTASVLFGLGVGATIPIFIFYKRAFSMTRTANRSKK, from the coding sequence ATGATCGATTGGCAAATATTGGGCTCGGTCATTGCCGACGCCATCGGAGCCGCCATCGCCGCCATAGGTTTTGCGGTCATCTCCAACCCGCCCCGCCGGGCCATTCTTTACGCCGCCCTGCTGGCCGCCATCGGGCACAGCATTCGATTCGTCCTGTTGAACTATGCCGGACTCGATCTGGCCACGGCCTCATTTATTGCAGCCTTTTCGATAGGAATGCTCAGCCTGCTTGCCGGGTATCACATTTTCTGTCCGGCCACCGTGCTCTACATTCCGGCACTGCTCCCCATGATTCCGGGTATGTATGCCTACCGCACCGTGTTCTCGCTCATCAGATTTCTGCAAAGCAGCGGAAACGACAACGAAGCCATTCACTACCTGCTCGAAATTTTCAAAAACGGTATCACCACTGCCTCCGTACTGTTCGGGCTGGGCGTGGGTGCCACCATACCTATCTTCATCTTCTACAAGCGAGCCTTCTCCATGACCCGTACGGCCAACCGCTCGAAGAAGTAA
- a CDS encoding threonine/serine exporter family protein, producing MNNVHEELKAVSQFLTEYATCLMASGVHTSRIVRNTARIAESFGFEAHMTLFHKTISMTLRSKDNAHVYSTVSTAKSGAINFEFNSELSALSWEAYDNHLPLDTLWEKYHTITGKPRMNPWAVWILVGFANASFCRLFNGDWVAVAAVFVATLIGFRLKQVLGKHHINHYFVFTISAFVASFIASITMWQQWGTTPDIAIGASVLYLIPGVPLINGIIDIIEGHVLAGTARLINALLLIVCIAFGMSITLLMMGGNLL from the coding sequence GTGAACAACGTACACGAAGAACTGAAAGCTGTATCGCAATTCCTCACGGAGTATGCCACCTGTTTGATGGCATCGGGGGTACATACCTCGCGCATCGTACGCAATACAGCCCGCATCGCCGAGTCGTTCGGGTTTGAAGCCCACATGACTCTCTTTCACAAAACCATCAGCATGACCCTGCGAAGCAAGGACAATGCCCATGTATACAGCACGGTCAGCACCGCCAAATCGGGCGCCATCAACTTCGAGTTCAACTCCGAGTTGAGTGCCCTCAGTTGGGAGGCCTACGACAACCACCTCCCGCTCGACACACTCTGGGAAAAATACCACACCATCACCGGCAAACCGCGCATGAACCCGTGGGCCGTGTGGATTCTGGTAGGATTTGCCAACGCCTCGTTCTGCCGTCTCTTCAACGGCGACTGGGTAGCCGTGGCTGCCGTCTTTGTGGCCACCCTCATCGGGTTCCGCCTCAAACAGGTATTGGGCAAGCACCACATCAACCACTATTTCGTGTTCACCATATCGGCCTTCGTCGCCTCGTTCATCGCCTCGATTACCATGTGGCAACAGTGGGGCACCACCCCCGACATCGCCATCGGTGCCAGTGTGCTCTATCTGATACCGGGTGTGCCCTTGATTAACGGCATCATCGACATCATCGAGGGCCACGTGCTGGCCGGTACCGCCCGACTTATCAACGCCCTGCTGTTGATAGTCTGCATCGCCTTCGGCATGTCCATTACGCTTTTAATGATGGGAGGGAACTTGTTATGA
- a CDS encoding uroporphyrinogen decarboxylase/cobalamine-independent methonine synthase family protein, translating to MANKIPFSVDITGSFVYSEPLAEARKRYQEGELISAKLHEIEDKEIYRIVEKCKEIGLKCVTDGDYKSTNYTDFFHHLENISKLETPQPEEPNESVVSGKIDFDNSFLSTPPVTQRFTYLTGIIGGDMYAKALLPSPTTLLAELLRPENRYNTGRYYPDIELLVHDIAQTYQKVINEFYDMGCRFLQLTDYAWNLTGDSNIEQVAQAAHLDLHSLIATSAQLTEACLAQKPDDMCISLQFRNPWWKVGDKEKMAELLFSTRADAIALEFGNRENENIDFSILNYCQGKEVILGLISTTSLQPISTSNIILHIENAARLIPLESLHLTSQGDFRDNLGNSVISEQMMWSKIVTMKNIAKTVWGK from the coding sequence ATGGCAAACAAAATTCCTTTCAGTGTAGACATTACCGGGAGCTTCGTTTACTCCGAGCCGCTGGCCGAGGCCCGCAAGCGCTATCAAGAGGGTGAACTGATCTCGGCCAAACTGCACGAAATCGAAGACAAGGAGATTTATCGTATTGTTGAGAAATGCAAAGAGATTGGCTTGAAATGTGTAACCGACGGCGATTACAAGTCGACCAACTATACTGACTTTTTCCATCACTTGGAAAATATCTCGAAACTCGAAACACCCCAACCCGAAGAGCCGAACGAATCGGTCGTTTCGGGTAAAATCGATTTTGACAACTCGTTCCTCTCCACCCCGCCGGTGACACAGCGGTTCACCTACCTGACGGGTATCATCGGTGGCGACATGTATGCCAAGGCACTGCTCCCCTCGCCCACTACGCTGCTGGCCGAGCTGCTCCGCCCCGAGAACCGCTACAACACGGGGCGCTATTACCCCGACATCGAACTGCTCGTTCACGATATTGCCCAGACCTATCAGAAGGTCATCAACGAGTTCTACGACATGGGGTGCCGGTTCCTCCAACTGACCGACTATGCCTGGAACCTGACCGGCGACAGCAACATCGAGCAGGTGGCCCAGGCCGCTCACCTCGACCTCCACTCGCTCATCGCCACATCGGCCCAGCTCACCGAGGCCTGTCTGGCTCAGAAGCCCGACGACATGTGCATCTCGCTGCAATTCCGCAACCCCTGGTGGAAAGTGGGCGACAAGGAGAAGATGGCCGAACTGCTCTTCTCGACCCGGGCCGATGCCATTGCCCTCGAATTCGGAAACCGCGAAAACGAGAACATCGACTTCTCTATCCTCAACTACTGCCAGGGCAAAGAGGTGATTCTGGGGCTTATCTCGACCACGAGCCTCCAACCCATCTCGACCAGCAACATCATTCTCCACATCGAGAATGCCGCCCGACTCATTCCCCTCGAATCGCTGCACCTGACCAGCCAGGGCGACTTCCGGGACAACCTGGGCAACAGCGTCATCTCGGAGCAGATGATGTGGAGCAAAATCGTCACGATGAAGAATATTGCCAAAACCGTGTGGGGCAAATAA
- the ppdK gene encoding pyruvate, phosphate dikinase, which translates to MKRVYTFGNGKAEGRADMKNLLGGKGANLAEMNLIGVPVPPGFTITTEVCTTYTQQGREAVVKEIQGDVEKAIAHIESLTGTKFGDAANPLLVSVRSGARVSMPGMMDTVLNLGMNDEAVEAISKKSGNPRFAWDSYRRFVQMYGDVVLGMKPKTKEDIDPFEEVMDKVKEAKGIKSDTELQVEDLKELVKLFKAAVKENTGKDFPTSPWEQLWGAICAVFDSWMNERAILYRRMNQIPEEWGTAVNVQAMVFGNMGNTSATGVAFTRDAATGEDIFNGEYLINAQGEDVVAGVRTPQQITLEGSRRWAALQGISEEERASKYPSLEESMPECAKDLIETQQKLEDYFKDMQDLEFTIQDGKLWLLQTRNGKRTGAAMVKIAMDMLRAGIIDEKTALKRMEAQKLDELLHPVFDKDAVKRVKVVAKGLPASPGAATGQIVFFADDAEAWAEKRKKVIMVRIETSPEDLRGMNVAQGILTARGGMTSHAAVVARGMGKCCVSGAGEIKVDYKARTVEMGGKLYKEGDWISLNGSTGEVYDGQVPTVDADMSGDFAAIMNLADKYTKVDVRTNADTPRDAAVARKFGAKGIGLCRTEHMFFEGDRIKAMREMILSKDEEGRRHALDKLLPMQRGDFEGIFEAMDGLGVTIRLLDPPLHEFVPHQLATQKELAEEMGMTIEEVKLACDSLAEFNPMLGHRGCRLGCTYPEITEMQARAIIEAALNVKARGIDVHPEIMVPLVGVVEELRMQADVINRVAAQVFEERGDTVAYKVGTMIEVPRAAVTADQIAEVADFFSFGTNDLTQMTFGYSRDDAGKFLKIYKEKGILKTDPFEVLDQKGVGQLVRMGVEKGRSTKPSLKVGICGEHGGEPSSVKFCAKLGMNYVSCSPYRVPIARVAAAQAAIEE; encoded by the coding sequence ATGAAAAGAGTTTATACTTTTGGCAACGGCAAAGCAGAAGGCCGTGCCGACATGAAAAACCTGCTGGGCGGTAAAGGCGCCAACTTGGCAGAAATGAACCTGATCGGTGTTCCCGTTCCCCCGGGCTTCACCATCACTACCGAGGTTTGTACCACATATACGCAACAAGGTCGCGAAGCCGTTGTTAAAGAAATTCAAGGTGATGTCGAGAAAGCCATCGCACACATCGAGAGCCTCACCGGCACGAAGTTTGGCGACGCCGCCAACCCGCTGCTGGTATCGGTACGTTCGGGTGCCCGTGTCTCCATGCCGGGTATGATGGACACCGTGCTCAACTTGGGTATGAACGACGAGGCCGTCGAGGCCATCTCGAAGAAATCGGGCAATCCCCGTTTCGCCTGGGACTCCTACCGCCGTTTCGTACAGATGTACGGCGACGTGGTACTGGGCATGAAACCCAAAACCAAAGAAGACATCGACCCCTTTGAAGAGGTAATGGACAAAGTGAAAGAGGCCAAAGGCATCAAGAGCGATACCGAGTTGCAGGTAGAAGACCTTAAAGAACTGGTAAAACTCTTCAAGGCTGCCGTAAAAGAGAACACCGGCAAAGACTTCCCCACCTCGCCCTGGGAGCAACTGTGGGGTGCCATCTGCGCCGTATTCGACAGCTGGATGAACGAGCGCGCCATTCTCTACCGCCGCATGAACCAGATTCCCGAAGAGTGGGGTACGGCCGTGAACGTACAAGCCATGGTATTCGGTAACATGGGTAACACCTCGGCTACCGGTGTAGCCTTCACCCGCGACGCCGCTACCGGCGAGGACATCTTCAACGGCGAATACCTCATCAACGCACAAGGCGAAGACGTGGTTGCCGGTGTACGCACACCCCAACAGATTACCCTCGAAGGCTCTCGCCGCTGGGCTGCCCTGCAAGGCATCAGCGAAGAGGAGCGCGCCAGCAAATACCCCTCGCTCGAAGAGTCGATGCCCGAGTGCGCCAAAGACCTCATCGAGACCCAACAGAAACTCGAAGACTATTTCAAAGATATGCAAGACCTCGAATTTACCATTCAAGATGGCAAATTGTGGTTGCTGCAAACCCGTAACGGCAAACGCACCGGTGCCGCCATGGTAAAAATCGCCATGGACATGCTCCGTGCCGGAATCATCGACGAGAAGACCGCTCTGAAACGCATGGAGGCTCAAAAGCTCGACGAGCTGCTCCACCCCGTATTCGACAAAGACGCCGTGAAACGCGTGAAAGTCGTTGCCAAAGGTCTGCCCGCATCGCCGGGTGCCGCCACGGGACAAATCGTATTCTTCGCCGACGACGCCGAGGCTTGGGCCGAGAAGCGTAAAAAAGTGATTATGGTACGTATCGAAACCTCGCCCGAAGACCTGCGCGGTATGAACGTGGCACAAGGTATCCTCACCGCCCGCGGTGGTATGACCTCGCACGCTGCCGTAGTAGCCCGCGGTATGGGTAAATGCTGCGTATCGGGCGCCGGCGAAATCAAGGTAGACTACAAGGCCCGCACCGTAGAAATGGGTGGCAAACTCTATAAGGAAGGCGACTGGATTTCGTTGAACGGTTCGACCGGCGAAGTATACGACGGACAAGTTCCTACCGTCGACGCCGACATGAGCGGCGATTTCGCAGCCATCATGAACCTGGCCGACAAATACACCAAAGTCGACGTTCGCACCAACGCCGATACCCCGCGCGACGCTGCCGTAGCCCGCAAGTTCGGGGCCAAAGGTATCGGTCTGTGCCGTACCGAGCACATGTTCTTCGAGGGCGACCGCATCAAAGCCATGCGCGAAATGATTCTGTCGAAAGACGAAGAGGGTCGTCGCCACGCACTCGACAAACTGTTGCCCATGCAACGTGGCGACTTTGAAGGTATCTTCGAGGCCATGGACGGTCTGGGCGTGACAATCCGTCTGCTCGATCCCCCCTTGCACGAGTTCGTACCCCATCAACTCGCTACGCAGAAAGAGCTGGCTGAAGAGATGGGCATGACCATCGAAGAGGTGAAACTCGCCTGCGACTCGCTTGCCGAGTTCAACCCCATGCTGGGACACCGCGGCTGCCGTCTGGGTTGCACCTATCCCGAGATTACCGAGATGCAGGCCCGCGCCATCATCGAGGCTGCCCTCAACGTGAAAGCCCGTGGCATCGACGTTCACCCCGAAATCATGGTGCCCCTCGTAGGCGTAGTAGAAGAGTTGCGCATGCAGGCCGACGTCATCAACCGCGTAGCCGCACAAGTATTTGAAGAGCGTGGCGATACGGTAGCCTACAAGGTAGGTACGATGATCGAGGTACCCCGCGCTGCCGTTACGGCCGACCAGATTGCCGAGGTAGCCGACTTCTTCTCGTTCGGAACCAACGACTTGACGCAGATGACCTTTGGTTACTCGCGCGACGATGCCGGCAAGTTCCTGAAAATCTACAAAGAGAAGGGAATCCTCAAAACCGACCCGTTCGAAGTACTCGACCAGAAAGGTGTGGGCCAACTCGTCCGCATGGGTGTAGAGAAAGGCCGTTCGACCAAACCGAGCCTCAAAGTAGGTATCTGCGGCGAACACGGTGGCGAACCCTCGTCGGTTAAGTTCTGCGCCAAACTGGGCATGAACTACGTATCGTGCAGCCCCTACCGTGTGCCCATCGCCCGCGTAGCTGCCGCACAGGCTGCCATTGAGGAGTAA
- the rlmD gene encoding 23S rRNA (uracil(1939)-C(5))-methyltransferase RlmD yields the protein MARKKKELPLLEQIEITGVAAEGKALARVNDLVVFVPFAAPGDIVDLQVTRKKHSYAEARIVKFHAYSPLRVQPFCEHFGVCGGCKWQHVTYDFQLQFKRQQVEDNLTRIGKIPLPEVLPTKGSAKQRFYRNKLEYSFSNRSWLTYEQLQSAQEFDCRNALGFHIPGMFDKVLDIKKCWLQDDISNRIRLSIRQFAIDHDYPFFDLKEQTGLMRNMIVRTASTGEIMLIVVFFEPDMERIEALMQHIADEFPQITSLLYIINQKHNDTITDQEVHLYRGRDYIWESMEGLRFKIGPKSFYQTNSEQAYELYKVAREFASLTGDELVYDLYTGTGTIANFVARQSRKVIGIEYVPEAIEDAKENARINGLDNTLFYAGDMKDILTEEFIGEHGRPDVIITDPPRAGMHDDVIKTILFAEPRRIVYVSCNPATQARDLSLLDVKYRVERVQPVDMFPHTHHVENVVLLMRKEEEPAEA from the coding sequence TTGGCACGTAAAAAGAAAGAGCTCCCTTTGTTGGAGCAGATTGAGATAACCGGTGTGGCCGCCGAAGGGAAGGCGCTGGCACGGGTAAACGACTTGGTCGTGTTTGTCCCCTTTGCGGCACCTGGGGATATAGTCGATTTGCAGGTGACGCGCAAGAAACACAGTTATGCCGAGGCCCGCATCGTGAAGTTTCACGCCTATTCGCCGCTGCGGGTGCAGCCCTTTTGCGAACACTTCGGGGTGTGCGGCGGCTGCAAGTGGCAGCATGTGACCTACGACTTCCAGTTGCAGTTCAAGCGGCAGCAGGTCGAGGACAACCTCACCCGCATAGGCAAGATTCCCTTGCCCGAGGTGTTGCCCACGAAGGGATCGGCCAAGCAGCGGTTCTACCGCAACAAACTCGAATATTCGTTTTCCAACCGGTCGTGGTTGACCTACGAGCAGTTGCAGTCGGCCCAGGAGTTCGACTGCCGCAACGCGCTGGGATTCCACATACCGGGCATGTTCGACAAGGTGCTCGATATTAAGAAATGCTGGTTGCAGGACGACATCTCCAACCGCATACGACTCTCGATACGGCAGTTTGCCATCGACCACGATTACCCCTTCTTCGATTTGAAGGAGCAGACGGGGCTCATGCGCAACATGATTGTGCGCACCGCCTCGACGGGCGAGATTATGCTCATCGTCGTCTTTTTCGAGCCCGACATGGAGCGCATCGAGGCGCTGATGCAGCACATCGCCGACGAGTTTCCTCAAATCACGTCGCTCCTCTACATCATCAATCAGAAGCACAACGACACCATTACCGACCAGGAGGTACACCTGTACCGAGGTCGCGACTACATCTGGGAGAGCATGGAGGGGCTGCGGTTCAAAATCGGGCCCAAGTCGTTCTACCAGACCAACTCGGAGCAGGCCTACGAGCTCTACAAGGTGGCCCGCGAGTTTGCTTCCCTCACCGGCGACGAACTGGTCTACGACCTCTATACCGGCACCGGTACCATAGCCAATTTCGTGGCCCGGCAGTCGCGCAAGGTAATCGGCATCGAGTATGTGCCCGAGGCTATCGAGGACGCCAAGGAGAATGCCCGTATCAACGGGTTGGACAACACGCTGTTCTATGCCGGCGACATGAAGGATATCCTCACCGAGGAGTTCATCGGTGAGCATGGTCGCCCCGATGTCATCATTACCGACCCACCCCGTGCCGGCATGCACGACGATGTGATCAAGACCATCTTGTTTGCCGAGCCTCGTCGCATCGTCTATGTGAGTTGCAACCCGGCTACCCAGGCGCGCGACCTGTCGCTGCTCGATGTCAAGTATCGTGTAGAGCGGGTGCAGCCGGTCGATATGTTCCCCCACACCCACCACGTGGAGAATGTGGTGCTGTTGATGCGCAAGGAGGAGGAACCGGCCGAGGCATAA
- a CDS encoding anaerobic sulfatase-maturation protein, whose translation MEKTLYTPFDRIMYIMTKPVGSICNLACTYCYYTEKAKLYHDTPRHIMSESLLEKFIKEYIESQASDHILFTWHGGETLMRPLDFYQKVVKLQAQYGRGRVIENSIQTNGTLLTDSWCRFFKENNWLVGVSIDGPQEFHDEYRLTKQGRPTFVKVMQGINLLNKHGVEWNALAVINDFNADYPLDFYHFFKDIHCKYIQFTPIVERINPHADGRHLAAPDEETHNGVTDFSVTPEQWGNFLCTLFDDWVRNDVGEYFIQLFDATLANWAGVMPGVCSMAETCGHAGVMEFNGDVYSCDHFVFPEYKLGNIYTHSLIEMMNSPRQVAFGQNKRDSLPTQCKECDYLFACHGECPKNRFTRTATGEPGLNYLCAGYHQFFKHVAPYMDFMKRELDNQRPPANVMRWIRENEKQR comes from the coding sequence ATGGAAAAGACACTCTATACACCCTTCGACCGAATCATGTATATCATGACCAAGCCGGTGGGATCGATCTGCAACCTGGCCTGCACCTACTGCTACTATACCGAGAAGGCAAAACTCTACCACGACACGCCCCGCCACATCATGAGCGAGAGCCTGTTGGAGAAATTCATCAAAGAGTATATCGAGAGCCAGGCCAGCGACCATATTCTCTTCACCTGGCACGGCGGCGAAACGCTGATGCGCCCGCTCGACTTTTACCAAAAGGTGGTGAAGTTGCAGGCGCAATACGGACGCGGCCGCGTCATCGAGAACAGCATTCAGACCAACGGCACGCTGCTCACCGACAGCTGGTGCCGCTTCTTCAAGGAGAACAACTGGCTGGTGGGGGTGAGTATCGACGGTCCCCAGGAGTTCCACGACGAATACCGCCTCACGAAACAGGGTCGTCCCACCTTCGTGAAGGTGATGCAGGGCATCAACCTGCTCAACAAGCATGGAGTCGAGTGGAATGCCCTGGCGGTCATCAACGATTTCAATGCCGACTATCCGCTCGATTTCTATCACTTTTTCAAAGACATACATTGCAAGTATATCCAGTTCACCCCCATTGTCGAGCGCATCAACCCGCATGCCGACGGCCGACATTTGGCGGCTCCCGACGAAGAGACCCACAACGGGGTAACCGACTTCTCGGTCACGCCCGAACAGTGGGGCAATTTTCTCTGTACCCTCTTCGACGACTGGGTGCGAAACGACGTGGGCGAATACTTCATACAGCTGTTCGATGCCACCCTCGCCAACTGGGCGGGCGTGATGCCGGGCGTCTGCTCCATGGCCGAGACCTGCGGCCATGCCGGCGTGATGGAATTTAACGGCGACGTGTACAGTTGCGACCACTTTGTCTTCCCCGAATACAAACTGGGCAACATCTACACCCACTCGCTCATCGAGATGATGAACAGTCCGCGACAAGTCGCCTTCGGGCAGAACAAGCGCGACAGTCTGCCCACACAGTGCAAAGAGTGTGACTACCTGTTTGCCTGCCACGGCGAGTGTCCCAAAAACCGCTTTACCCGGACGGCTACCGGTGAACCGGGTCTAAACTACCTGTGTGCCGGATACCACCAGTTTTTCAAACACGTGGCTCCCTACATGGATTTCATGAAACGCGAGCTCGACAACCAGCGACCGCCTGCCAACGTGATGCGATGGATTCGCGAGAACGAGAAGCAACGCTAA